The nucleotide window TTCTCCACCGAAGACGATCGCGGACCTGGACCATATCGCTGAAACGATTGCTCCGCCTGGACAGCCTGCTGCCTTCCAGCATCATGGCTACCTGCCGGACTCGCGACGCATTTGGGCTTGGGGCCCCGTCTTTGGCGGTCAATTCTACGATTCTAGCGATGACCACGTCACGTTAACGACTCCCGAGATCGAGGCCGCGCTGAAGTGGATGGTCAGCTACCGTGACCGCTACGGCCCTTCCGAGATTGCGCGCTTTCGACATGGTGACCAATCGCTTCCAGGAAAAACTTTCCCGCTGTTCGCCGAGCGATATGCAATCGTCATGGATGGGCAGTGGCGCGTCCGCGATATCCGCGCGTTTCAGAAGTCGCAGGCAGACAGGCGAGAAGAAGTCGCTCAGTTCGATGCAATTCCATTACCGATGCCACCTGGTGGCAAGCCAAACGCCGGCTGGGTGAACGGTAACAACTTTGTGATCCCACAAGGAGCGAACGCTTCACGTGGGGCCTGGGAGTTCATCAAGTTCTGGTGTGGCTTCGATGGACAAGAGGCATCCGCAGCCCACACTTGCGTGGCCGGCGGCTGGATTCCCGTTTCTCAGCACGTGGTGGATGAGCCATCGTTCCAGGAGTTTCTGGCCGAGGAACCCCTCTTCCGCACGTTCATCGAACTCGCCGGCAGCGAGAATCAATATCCGGTTCCTGTCATCCCTGGGGCTCCGTACTTCAACAACGAGATCAAAAATTTGGCCGAATCCGCGATGTCGAGTTCGACCGAGCCTGATCTTCCCCAAATGCTGAAAGAGGCAGAGACCAGGATCCAATCGCACATAGATCGCGCGAGGAACGAGCAATGACCTGGCTGCAGAAGTCGACGATCTACGTGCTACTGATCTTCTTCGCGGCGATTTACAGTCTGCCGCTGCTGGTGATGCTCTCGGGGTCGCTCAAGTCTCCCACCGAGATTCAGGCAAACCCCAACCAATTGATTCCGCAGTCGTGGCAATGGGAAAACTACGTGGCGGCGATCGGGGCGATGCCTTTCTGGCAGTACCTTTCCAACACGCTGGTGCTTTG belongs to Blastopirellula marina and includes:
- a CDS encoding extracellular solute-binding protein, which produces MNTYSSIRGMLVIASLFVLAIGLLVSQQLLTASDTQVPDEREEVVFWHFWGGADRAIVEDVARRFNESQNDYFVRPIAMPGNNLDLKFFLSVTGGDPPDLLNIDDPVIADWGHRGAILALDEVATPDEVERLEAWLFPAARRLVTYQDRLYGVPNGLDIRALYVNKTMLARYGLSPPKTIADLDHIAETIAPPGQPAAFQHHGYLPDSRRIWAWGPVFGGQFYDSSDDHVTLTTPEIEAALKWMVSYRDRYGPSEIARFRHGDQSLPGKTFPLFAERYAIVMDGQWRVRDIRAFQKSQADRREEVAQFDAIPLPMPPGGKPNAGWVNGNNFVIPQGANASRGAWEFIKFWCGFDGQEASAAHTCVAGGWIPVSQHVVDEPSFQEFLAEEPLFRTFIELAGSENQYPVPVIPGAPYFNNEIKNLAESAMSSSTEPDLPQMLKEAETRIQSHIDRARNEQ